From Nyctibius grandis isolate bNycGra1 chromosome 18, bNycGra1.pri, whole genome shotgun sequence:
TCAGAGAACATTTCCTTTTGGATGTTTGGTCCCTCATTTCATAATATTTATCTATATTAAATTTATTaacaaatgcagaaggaaattaattattcattCAATATCCTTTTGTGCCTTAGTATTTCCCAGTAGTGTATCAGCTGGTAATCTGAACAtaccttccttctttcttcttgatAAAATTCTAGTTGTTGTGGAAACCACAGATTTTTGCCCTTAATCCTGAGCTGTTTCAGTTTGGTAAATCTGTGCAGGTAATACTCTTAAAAACCCCTTACCTATTTACACTAAGATTCTATCCTTTCTGTACTGGTAGTCAGCCTGACCCTATAAGCACCAATATATACTTAAGTCCAAATAAATTGTATCTATAACTACATTAGTGCCCTGGCACTTGCAAACAGTTACTAtgtttaaagtatttgtaaCAGGTtcatttttgttcctgtttttatTGTGCCCAAATAAAAGTTATCCTATTCATTACGTCGATCTGCTATAGTTAGAGTCCTTGAATCAACTTCCAAGTGAGCTGCACCTGTCCATTCCAACAAACAATAGTGAGACTGGATGCATTGTTCCTTGGTTCATGGACATCCTGTGGGTAGTTTGCCTAAAACTAGCTAGGTCAAGGCCACTGACTCTGTTGTCCCTGCCTCAGTGAGTGACTGGCTCGTGCTGACCTTTGATCTacctcattaattttaatttctaatgaaataaaGGCCCTCTGCCAGGCTCAGACTATttacataattaatttttttgataAGATACAAAATGACTACTCCACCTTCTAATATAATTGTAGATGATGAAAATTTGGTAACAGCTATTAACTTCCTGTCACTTTGACCCTCTCCTCTCCAcatcctggggaaaaaaaatggaggaatcCAGCCATAGATCAAAAAATGAAGGTTTAGTTTGGGCAAGGGTGTGAGAATTTGGGAACTGAGGTCAGCAGTGAGTAACACTAACAGGAAGAAGGCTAGAGATGCCTGTAACAATTCCTGTCACTCTCTTTTCCAGAGCAATGAAAGGGATTGTAACAGCTAATACAACAGTTACacttttgatttaattttttttttggtagttttgAGAAATCCAGGTTGTCAGAATTTGGCTGATGGTTGTGATCCTCtattgctgctttgaaaaactttgttttcccATGGACGTTGGAGTATTTTCCCTGAATCCTAAGGTGAACAAGTCCTTACAGAAGTATCCTTGTTAAGCATAATGAACCTGTTGGCCTAACTCTGTCTTTGAGCTGCTGAATCTTTCCTCTATGTTTTCACATGTTAAAAATAGAGATTAAATaaggaaatttttatttttgctttggggTTATACATGTTATCTGTGTGCTGTGTTTCCTGAGGTGCCCCAAATTCTGCCACCAAAGGTAAACAAACAATCCCCCTAAATATCCTGCTCCATTAACTAAAAGTGATATAAGccataaataataaatgcacaTATAAAGAAAGGATAAATGGGGTCTATGTCATTCACAGGTGCAATAAGCACCTGCTGTATTTGCTTCATGCTCAGAATTATAAATACATAGAGATAACGTAAGGTTATTTCTGCAATAAAGTTACTTATTGATGTGGCAGTACAATCACCCATTGCTCTCTTCCTTGTTTCAGGGAGGACTTATCTGTccttagctttttaaaaatctcttttacCTGTCCCGTGGAACAACAAGGAACAGTATGTGTTCCTGGGACTTGGTCATTTTTGTGGACGTGGAGTTACCTGTTCTCATTTCTGAGACTGGAAGAAGTTCTCAGTCTATCTGTTGAAAACACTagggaaaattatttctacGTTGCTAAACATCCTGTGCCTTTTGAAGGAAGGAGGACCTCACCATACTGTCTCCTTTCCTGACCCTTTGTTCCCTGCAAACTAGAATTGCCTGTGCTGTTTATCTTAGCTTCTTGTGCAATCTTTCCTCCAgtttcttctgtgaaaatacCCAAGTTAAAGATAATGGTTGAAACGGACAAAAACACAAGGCTAGAAAAGCTCTTTTGAGCAGAACAGTCCCCCAGCTCTAAGCTGCCAGGAAGtgatttagtgaaaaaaaatattatatatcaCAAATAATGTTCTAGAACAGAAATTGTACATAGTTTTGAACTTCCAAACAACTCTGATATTACTGAGCAGTATAGGGCTTGAAGTATGGCTGGATAGTTGAACTGTGATTCttgtttcttccccttttgAGAGGGAGTTTCTAAAGCAGGAATTAGAGCAGCTgagtgaaaacagaaagcaaaccaGAGGGAGTAGTTGGATTATGTACTGTGGTCTGCAAGAATATTGTCAAAATGTTTTGTCATATATGTCAAGTGTCTTTTTATATGAAAAGTTATTTGCTATATTTACCCTATCTGCTCTCTCCTCTTTgccttccttctccccacccGCCCCATAAATGACTCTCATTCCCCTGTATATTTAATGATTTAGCTATTGAATTGAAGAACCAATAGAGCTCTTAATTTACACAGGTAATTCTTCTGCATGGACTAAGACTAGGCTTAACTCCAATCTGTGCTGGCAGTTGCCCTACTACTAACAGGCAgttgaaacttttctttttttttctggaaggcaTGAGATTAACATTGTACCATGAAATTTATCAGAATCTGTTGTGGCTTGCATTGAAACGACAACCATGGAGGTGATCAGTTATTACTATGGGCGTATTTGAGCAGTTGTGAACTTAGCCCCAGTACttacttgttttcttcagattCAATCATACAGGTTACTTGAATCTTGTCAAGAAGTCTCTTTGCTACTCCAGGCGTTGTGTGCCAAAGTTGCTTTGAGAACATGTGCTCCAGGGGGTATTTTATTGCTTCTGTACCTGGCCTGAACAAAAGTGAAGAGGTAAATGAAaccaggaaaggaaataaagataagagTAATACAGAGTGTCTGCTGAGCTCTGACTGAAGCCTAGCAGAATTACAAGGTCACTTCTGCATTTACCACTGTGTTAATTCATTAAAGATTTGAAGTCTAAATCAGAATCACTAACAGGGCAAGATTTCTGTGTGGGCATCGTTAGCCATAGTGCAAACATCTTTAACATATTTAGCATCATACTATGTGTGTGctcatcttttatttcaaagctcAGAGGCGTGGCATGAAACAGCATTAAAACCTAGAGGGAAGCTATGAGATTTGTCCAGCCCACCAAGCTGTTGCAATCTCTTAGGCTGGTGGAGCTGAGTGCTTGCAAGCTGCAGCTTCACAGGGGCTCCACCTCGTGGTCGTGGGGAAATTCGTGCAAAAAAGAGCCCATTTCTTAAATCCACTTTTGAAATTATACAAtctattatatttattatatgaTATTACAGGCTCTTACATCTGAAACCTACCAGCAATTCTCCTCCcaaatctgtttaaataaatagcaaattaattaaaaaaactacCTGCTTCTAACTTACAGGAAGAAGAGCAAGTGGTGTAGTTTTGCCTAAACCTATGGTTTGCCTATAACAAATAGCCAAGACCTCCAATGTGctatagggattttttttttttcaattggtAGGTAACACCACTTGAAAACATGGCACAGTGAAATGGCCAGAAAAGCACATAATTCATTATAATCTCCTAATGTAAATTGAGGATgacaggaaaatgaagaacCCTTCCTACATTTTCTAAAAGATGATTCAAAACTTCCACTATTTTGTCAAGGTTAACGTCCTTAAAGTAGAATTTAGGTCTTACTTTGCTTTAAAGGCAGGCTGTTGTCTCTTGAATGATACCCAAATGGAGTTTGGATTAATAATTCTGATACTGTGCATTTTTATCAATATTGAAGCATTCTAGGGCAAAGTGTTATcatgaaaaattgaaattggAGGATCTGGAATGCCTTACTACTGCAGTCAAgcacacatttaatttttatcacACATTAGTTCATGATAGTTTAGATGCTGAGAGTTTAGCCAGGAGAAAAGTCCTTCTGCACGGACATTCTTTATGAAAAATAGCCGAGTGCCCAAAATGATGTTCAAAGACTTAGCTACAGTACATAGCAAATGTATTGAAAAATAGCTATTTATTAGATAGATTAAATATGAATAATACCCACCCATATGAATATATTCAGTTCAGATTCAGTTCTTACTATTCTAACACACGCACACACTGCTTACAAGACTGGAAAACAGCTACAGTCCAGTAATTTATGTATTTCAGGAAGCTGATGGAAGGTTTTCCAGCACTGGATTCTTTCAGGAAAGCTCTATTTCAGGaccatttcaaaaaaaaatcaaagtctgGTGTAACTGGAGATAACTTGTTCCAGAGCTGTGAAGCTGTCCAGGAAATCTTCCTCTTCGATTCCGAATTTAGTGTACTGGTGAATATAGGCTCTGTGGGTTGAAGTCGCAATAGGAAAATGGGTAAGACATGAGAAAGTGAAGAATCTGACACATTAAATCACCTTGTAGAGTTATTGTAACAACTTCAAATGAAGATTGGTTTCCACCCAATAGCCATACTGGATAGTTTCTACTGTGCTCTCTTGAACTTATTTTGTAATTCATACTTACCAGTAAGTCATGACTTGTTTCTAAGAGCTTTTACAGCGTTGTGTATTgcttaaggaaacaaaattgcAGCTAACAAAACTGAGCTAACTGGGAAATGGAAGGAGAAGTGATTAttgaaggagaaaagtaatttataGATTTGAGATGCAAATCCTAAACCTGTGTGTGCAGGATAGCTTGCTTCTCATCCCTGGTGTTTTTGTAACAGGTGGTAAAACAAGGAGCTAAGCTAGTGGAAGCAATTTTCCTCCTTTGGCTTTTAATTGCAGAATTCCTGTGATAGAAACTCGTATCTAGCAGACATCTGCTGTGACATGCACTAACCTTGGCTTCATGATGATCAGAGTAAGAGGCaattattttctagatttcttggttgtaatgaaaaatcaaactaGTAGCATGGGAGTCTTAGTAAACACACAAATCCCCTAAATGCTTCTGAACTGAGCCAGGAACTTGTTTCCCTGGACTGTGCAGCATGTCTGTACACACTTTAGAAAGTATATGATCAGTAAAAAGAGTTTCTATGTGTTATTTTTAGAATGGTCACACTGGAACGTGCTAAATTTGGGGGGGTTTAGTACTGAGAAAATAGTTAAATTGACAGCACTAGAATAAGTGGTCTCACTTATCCACAGAACATAAGCACTGTTCTGTGTTCCTCACCCTGCCATCATGTTTCAAGCataaaaatgtttccactgAACTGTGGGAACAGTCTTCATGCTTATTCACCATTACTTTGCTGAAAGAGCGAGCTGTATTTACAATGATTTTGCTAACACAGAAGATATTGACAGCTATAAATGAAGTATCAGCCTAATTATTTTCACTTACTTGGAAGCAAACATATTCCAAGCTTTTCCTACAACATTGTCAAGAGGTTTCAGCAGGAACTGGCTGTTGCTGACCAAAGAAGCAGACTTCTCGTACTTGTTAAATGCTCTTGGTGTTTTCCATGCATTAAAAGCGTCCTGAGGGTTTAGCCATGATGTATATAACGAGGGATCTCGGAAACTTCCTGTAGCAGAAATAAGACAGCCCTTCTGACAAATGTAAAGATACAAGCTGCTACGTCTTGATCTCAGTAGTCTTGTGTGACCTAATCAATGCTCGGCAGATCAATTTaggccttaaaaaaaatcatcagagtGGTCAGCCTGTTGAAAATATAACTGTTTTAAACAGATTCATCAGATTATCTAGAAGCATACTCTTGTATTGGTACTTCATCTGCAAGCTCTGCTCATCACTCCAGAAGCAGCTAAGATATTTTCAGACAATATAGCCAAGAATCCTATCATATATACGGACTTCagtcttttcctccttccctgaaATGCTTCAGGAATCACAGAAGTCTCGGTTGTAAATGTAACAGCCCTAAGCAATTAGACAACGTGGCCTTgaacattaaaatgtttctagAGGGAATATTGACCTTAGCAGTCAAATATGTggccttgggttttttttcactttcattagATATGGTTGCAAAGAAAACAGGGAGATGCAAAACAGGAATCACTGAGGTTCTGTGTTTTCCCTTCTTACCTAAGTCTACACTGTGCATATCTTTTCCTCGCAGTATAACCAGGTTGGCAATGGAAGTATTGAAATGCAGCGGCTTGTTTGTGGAATGACTAGAGGGGATGGAGGAGCCTAGAGGCGGTGGTCGTACTTGCCAATCAATACCTATGAGATTTTGgcaaaaaaagatataaaagaaaGTTAATGTTTCATGAAATACGGATTCAGACTAGCTGCAGAATCAGATGGTAACTAACAGTGTGCCCCAAGATGAGATTATATTAGGGCTTGTAGTTTCTGCACATTAGTTAAGCACCAATTATGCAATTCTTAGAGAAAACAGTGCTAATTCAGCAGTATTTGCCTGGTTGTCATTAGTCTTACCAGAGAAAAGGGATACTTGTTTCTATACTTAGCAATCTGCCAGCCCATTCTTTGCATAACTGGAAGCTATACTGAATTCCTCATGTAAAGGATATGGGAGAGCCAAGCCTGATTTTTATTAGAaggtgtaaaaagaaaaagggtaaCAGAACTAACTATCCAAGGAATGTTCCAAAAATGAATCATGTAAATTTAAGCACACAGCCAAAACctgttggtttattttgtgtattttcaatAGTTATAATTAACTGAGATGTCTGGGAGCAAAAAGCCAGGAGTTGCTGTGACAGCTGAGCGAATAGTTAAAGGAGCAGCTGGCTATGTAGAGGCAAATTCCTGCTGAGGCCAACAACTCGTTTCTGAACTGATTAATGCTAGTCAGTGAGCTCCACAAAACAATAAGCTTTATttcatctgtaaaaataaatgcttaaagAGTGATGGATACTGGAGATGAATGAATGCTTTTTACCTTCCTCCATTTTAGCATTAGCAATGAGCATCTGCCTTAAATGTCTGATGAGTCCAGGCCAACTGAATGTGCTGTAAGCAAGGGAGTTTTCAGGCATCTGAGGTATGTTACGAAGACCCAACATCTTGAATTCGGGATGTGGAACTAATGTCTCCATTAAGTctcctgcaaaaaaaattaacagctgCTCATGTTTGACAAAAATATTGCATAGGCTAGCTAAAAATAGAAGAGAGTGAGGAATTTTACAAAGCAAtttaaggtcagaaaccaaGCAGGATATAAAGTTTTAGTTTGACAAATATATGGACACACATCAGACAAAATAATGCAGACTTGCTACGTACTGAATTCTATACAACCATATTAGTAGCTCTTATATTACAACTTAGACTTGTCTCGCTTTATAGTCTGGCTCAAAATCTCAAAGACCTCATGCACTGCTAGAGATTGACAGACAGATgtgaaagtttaattttacaaGCAAAACTCTTGGCAATGGGGGTAACTTTCTCTAATCCCTTAAAGATATAAATGTCAGCCTGTGGCTACCAAGTTGTATGCTAGCCTGTCTTCTGAGTTAAACACaaaactttccttttgtttcagctCATACAAACTTCTAGCCTAATGTGAAATGTAAAACTCAGTCCAAAATTACTGTCCTGTACAGATTTCCTCTGAAATGTAAATAGGCACAATGGTCTCTGTAATCACTTGAAAAAGGAGAAACGAGGTTCTTTTGGTAAAGAATGAAACCAGAAGCTGGGGGATCTATTTTTGTCTCTGCTACAAAATTGGGATTGAATTTCTAATTTAGTCTTTTGCTTCACTTTTCCCATCTTAAAACTTGTGATGTATCCAAATACTTGAGTAAGGAGACCGAAGAACTTCAATTCACACCATGAAATGATTACAGAAATATGTGTGAGAATGCATTAGGCAGCTATATTATAGTTAGATACCTAAGGGGTTTCTGCTATAGTGTAAGCCACTTTCTGCTGTGTAAGTGGGCTGGAAAACACTCCCCAGCTGATGTGCAATGACTTGATTTACATCCCTGAAGGAGATCTGCTTAATATTCATCAGCTGAGCACAGATCTTGTGGATGACATCATTTTCATGAACAAGAAGGGCATCTGATGACTGGTACAGATGTGACAGAGTCAAAACAGAGTTGTAGTTTTGAACGATGACCTGGaaacaaacgaacaaaaaatatacaaaaatgaGAATCAAACAACTTAATCTCTTTCTAGTTTATAATCCTCTGGCTACTGTCATTTCCTCAGTTATGATTTAGGAAGtgattcattttctttgccAAAGTGCAGAATGAGGTCACGAGCCAGCAGAGCTTTTTCAtggaaagagagcaagacctGTGGAAATGTTATCCTTCTCAGTTCATACAAACATGCTAGAATAAAATCTGTCTGGGAACTGATTATAATGCTGACATACTATCACAACAGGAGAGTTCCAGTTAGCTAACAGAGCTTCTCGGGAAACTGCACTATACTTTAGCACAAACattatcaacatttttttttttggtgaaatgACATGTACCAAATATTAGGCAAACAGTTCATTAGCTCTGTTACTTTCTCTCCTGttgaactttttaaaagtaaagtgTATCTCCTAGTTTGTTTCAGTTGCagatattttatgtttaaaagtaAACAGTGATTTTAAACTTGTAGAATATCGCTGGGAAATATTCACCTCACCAGTGCCATAGGGCCAGATAACATGGTTTAATATAAATGAGGTTGGAAAAGCATCTCTTAAACACTGGGTCACAAATGCTCCCAAGCCAGATCCTGTACCACCAGCCATGCTCATTATTGTGAAAAATCCACTGAGTCGATcacatttctctgctgctttttgtacCAGATTCATTATTACTTCTTTGTGTCTAGGCCCATGAACAGAATAACTGTTgaataaaagacaaaagagcAAGACAAGGCAGGTtatatcaaaataaaagcagtaagGTAAAGCTATTAATAAAGGATacttttcttattattatttatataaccTGGCATTATATCACCCATTCTATCTGCAGTAAACAATCCTCAGCTGtgacatttattttgcaaaagagCTGTTTATAAACTGTGCTTATTGTTTCCTATTCTTAAATCAAATATATTCGCTCTAttgtaaaatgttacattttcacTGTAAATACCAATTTCACCTTCCAAAAAGCAGTTTAGAAATTTTGCTGCTATATATATTGCTAttgtaacttaaaaataaatcaggttaATGTTACACACTCTGTACCTTGCACAGCTGCAATAGTACAGCTCCTAGAGAGTCTAGACAGCTCACTAGCCTCTACAGTTCCCTTAGTGAAGCTTGAAACAATTTTTCATACCCATTTGCCCAGTTGTTCCCAGATCCTTGCTTCTGACAGAAGTGCGACCGATCATCGTATTTCCAGTAGCCAGACCTGGCAGCTATTGATAAGGTTTGGCTGATTACTTTAGGTTCCATGTCAACAAGCACAGCCCGGGCAACAGGAACTGgataggaagaaaaacaaaactaagaaTAATGTGCcaatattagatttttttttttttttacataaaatagaTGGACTTGCACCACGGCCCAAATCGTATTCCTCCCACCCACATAAGCCAAACTATTAACTTAATGGGCCAATACAGGCAGGTACAGAAAGGAGGCCTTGGCAATGCCCTGGATTTCTGAGCACCTTTTATTGTTCCCAAGACAAATCTGAACTCTAGAGACCATGAAACTTTCAGGAAAGAAACCACTTAATGTGTTTGATAACACCAAATTCAGATACTCTGGGTCCTACTCCATGGTATGATCTATCTACAGTAGAAAATCCTTGGAAGGAAAGATTGTTTCTGTATATATGCTGTTTCCAGCTGTGTTACTGGCAGCCTTGCTCTGCGGCCTCAGACACTTTACTGTGCTGTGATTTTTGCTTCCGTGGGTGTTAGCGATGTTgtgaaggcagagggttgtgaCAATTCTTCAAGACTGAAGGTAAAACTCATTCTTTAACTGAAGGTAAAAGacttttattatttccataCTGTCATCTCTGTTAGGCTGGCAACCAGACCCTCtgtgggaaaaaaccccacatttaaATGCTGTACCTCCAGATTCCTCCTCACTGAAAAAACGTTCTTTGCAAGCATCATGGTAGGATTCATTCTCCTTCTTGGAACACATCCCATGTGTGCCACGGATGTCGCCGCAGATAGCATTAAACACCTCATGACCAATCTGATTACCACACTGACCAAGCTGGACTGTGACTATTGACATTCTTATTCACTTTGTATTtaagcctaaaaaaaaagagaagtatgCCTTTAGTAACTGtggaaaagagggggaaaaaatgttctgaCAAGTAGATTTCTGATCAGTTTTGCAATTTTTGAGAGCCTCTAGTGAGAAGGAAAAGGCTATGCGACAACCACTGGCTGTTTCTGGGGAAAAACAGACTGTCAGCACTTTCTCCTGAATGTAAGAAGAATGCAGATGGCAGTTTACAGGAAATCAGTCTATTTACTGTTGCTATACATCTGAAGGGAACTGAAACCAACCATACAGCGAGCAAAGTCTCCAACAAACGTATAGGATTAGgctgtaaaagcaaaataagaaagtACCAAATGCCTTTAGAAATGTGAAGCCTGATCAAAAATCTAGCTGATTTCCAGTCCTGTACTGCAATGGGCCTGATGCCAAACTCTGCTGAGGTGACAAAAGGATTCCCTAGAGCATTCCCTCTGCTTCCACCACAGAGAGCAACGTTTTTGATTCAGTACTGATATGTTTTggcctttttcccccccactcAGCATTTTGCAGTAGCTCTGGTTCCTCccttttctattcttttctaTTCTTCCACAGAAACAAACTCAAATTTTTGAAACTCACTTCATTCTTCTGGGCTGCTATTTTTGCCGAAGCACTGCTGTAACCGCATTCTTTGGATAACTGCCAGTGCCTGTAACTTGATCCTGCTGCGTTTTGCAGGCAGGTATGCGCTATTTTTGATTCCTGTGCTTGATTTCAGCGCTGCTGCCAGTCTGCACCTCACAGCCTAAGGCCAGCCCGTGTGTTATAGCAAGGCCGAGTTATTCCTCACCGCAGAATATAAATAAACCCgtaaattattttaaggaaagGCTGATGTCCGACCCTCCCGAGCCTGCGCGCTCTCGCTGTGCTCCGCGCACGTCACTCGGAGCAGGCGGCTGTCGCTTGCACCCTCCTCTGCAGTCACCCGCCTGCGCGGGGAGACCCACTCGGGCTCCGCCGTGCCGACAGGGCCTGGCCAAAGGCCGCCCGCCCGGCGACCTCCCGCCCACCCTCCGGGGCCGCCATGTTCCCGCTGCCGCCCGCCACTCGGCCCTCACGTCGCTCGGccacctccccccccctccaaaGCCTTTCTCCTGGCCGGCCCCCTCCCGCCCGGCCTCCCCGCCGGTACGGCTGCCCTCCGGGGGTGCTCGTCCCCTGCCCGGGCAGCACCGACCGCCCTCAGCCCCGCTCGCTGCCGGCCCCTCCTCAGGGCTGACCTCGACGCCCTCGGCTGAGGCGCTCAGGCACCAACGGCGCATGCGCAGCCCCCGTTCCGCGCTCCCCTTCCCCGCCGGGTCGGACAGAGACGCGCCTTCGAACAACCCGCTTCGCGCATGCTCAGAAGGGACTCCGGGCAGGCCGGGTACAAGGGTCAGTCCTCTGGGCTTCACAAAGCGTTATACGCATGCTCCTGCCGAGCGGCCTCGCTGAGCCCTCTGCGCACGCTCTGTGCCAGGAGCAATGGAGGCGGGTGTGCACTGCGCATGCTCATACCCAACTACACGCCCGGCCTTACAGATGCGTCCTCGCTGCGCATGCTCAGTGCGGCCCCAGCCAATGCCGGAAGGGGCTGTGCGCCTGCGCGGCGCCCGGAGTCGGGGAGGGGGCGCAGGCGCGCTGAGGGCGGGCAGCCGGTGATGGCGTCCGTGGCGGAGTTGGGGGGTGCGGGCCCATGAGGCGGCCCAGGCCCCGCGCACCCAGCACAGCCGGGAaggggcggcggcgccgcggcTCACACCCGCGCCATGGCGGGCGTGTTCGACATCGACCTGGACCAGCCAGAGGACGCGGGTTCGGacgaggagctggaggagggggTGAGAGGGGGGAGCCCGagccggcgcggcgcggggagggagcgggagGCCGCCGCGGGGAGCGGCGCCAGGGGCAGGCCCGAGGGGAGGTAGCGGGAGGCGGCCCGCGGGCCCGCACCGGGGGGCATCCTGCTGGCGGCCGGCCCGGCGGGGACGCCGCGGaggcgggcaggggctgccctgcgGCGGAGCGGGAGCCGGGGCGAGGCGGAGCCGCCCTGGGCCGCGCAGGTGAGGCGGCCGCGACCGCGCCCCTGCCCGGCCAGAGCCGGCCGCGCTGCCCCGACAGCTGCGCCGGGGGAGGCAGCGCTGCGGCGGCAGCGGGctccgcggcccggcccggcctcgTAGCGCCCGGGGAGTTACCATCGGCGCGGAGGAAGCGGCGTCGCGCCCTTAGCGAGGAGCGGGCGCTGGGCAGCGGGCTAGCGGGGCTTCCCcgccgggggcggccgggcagCGGTTGCCTCCCGGCTGGCTGGCGGGGGCTGCGCCAAACTGGCGGGAGCTTTTTTCCTTGGAAGTTTTGCGTTGCATTTCCTAGCGCAAGTGCCGCAgcgtggtttgtttttttttttttttatcttgtcaCATGTTTTAACGTCAGTGCAGAAATGCTAATCTTTCTGGAACTGTA
This genomic window contains:
- the TUBD1 gene encoding tubulin delta chain, with protein sequence MSIVTVQLGQCGNQIGHEVFNAICGDIRGTHGMCSKKENESYHDACKERFFSEEESGVPVARAVLVDMEPKVISQTLSIAARSGYWKYDDRSHFCQKQGSGNNWANGYSVHGPRHKEVIMNLVQKAAEKCDRLSGFFTIMSMAGGTGSGLGAFVTQCLRDAFPTSFILNHVIWPYGTGEVIVQNYNSVLTLSHLYQSSDALLVHENDVIHKICAQLMNIKQISFRDVNQVIAHQLGSVFQPTYTAESGLHYSRNPLGDLMETLVPHPEFKMLGLRNIPQMPENSLAYSTFSWPGLIRHLRQMLIANAKMEEGIDWQVRPPPLGSSIPSSHSTNKPLHFNTSIANLVILRGKDMHSVDLGSFRDPSLYTSWLNPQDAFNAWKTPRAFNKYEKSASLVSNSQFLLKPLDNVVGKAWNMFASKAYIHQYTKFGIEEEDFLDSFTALEQVISSYTRL